From Equus przewalskii isolate Varuska chromosome 7, EquPr2, whole genome shotgun sequence, one genomic window encodes:
- the ZNF10 gene encoding zinc finger protein 10, giving the protein MEAELPTAQSHTLVTFKDILVNFNREEWKLLNAAQQIMYKDVMLENYENLVSLGHQLPKPDVILRLEKGQEPWLAERGIHQETHPDLETAGEIKSSVSSKSISKDKQSCDIKMEGMAKNDLWCLSLEEVWRCEDQLDKYQESQERHLRQVAFTQKKVLTQERVCENGKYGGNCLLPAQLILREYFHKHDSCTKSLKHDLVFSGHEESYSNNSKDCGQTFCQNIHLIQFSRTQTVDKSYKCPDNDSSLTHGTSLGISKGIHREKPYECKECGKFFSWRSNLTRHRLIHTGEKPYECKECGKSFSRSSHLIGHQKTHTGEEPYECKECGKSFSWFSHLVTHQRTHTGDKLYTCNQCGKSFVHSSRLIRHQRTHTGEKPYECPECGKSFRQNTHLILHQRTHVRVRPYECNECGKSYSQRSHLVVHHRTHTGLKPFECKDCGKCFSRSSHLYSHQRTHTREKPYECRACGKSFSQSSALIVHQRIHTGEKPYECCQCGKAFIRKNDLIKHQRIHTGEETYKCNQCGVVFSQNSPFIVHQIAHTGEQILTCHQCGTALVSSSTLIRYQTNHLTENTY; this is encoded by the exons ATGGAAGCCGAGTTACCCACTGCCCAGTCCCAC ACACTGGTGACCTTCAAGGATATACTTGTGAACTTCAACAGGGAGGAGTGGAAGCTACTGAACGCTGCTCAGCAGATCATGTACAaagatgtgatgctggagaactatGAGAACCTGGTTTCCTTGG GGCATCAGCTTCCCAAGCCAGATGTGATCCTCCGGTTGGAGAAAGGGCAAGAGCCGTGGCTGGCAGAGAGAGGGATCCACCAGGAGACCCATCCAG atttgGAGACTGCAGGTGAAATTAAATCATCAGTTTCCAGTAAGAGCATTTCTAAAGATAAACAGTCCTGTGACATTAAAATGGAAGGAATGGCAAAGAATGATCTCTGGTGTTTGTCATTAGAAGAAGTCTGGAGATGTGAAGACCAATTGGACAAGTATCAAGAAAGCCAGGAGAGACATTTGAGGCAAGTGGCATTCACCCAAAAGAAAGTACTTACTCAGGAGAGAGTCtgtgaaaatggtaaatatggGGGGAACTGTCTTCTTCCTGCTCAGCTAATCCTGAGAGAGTATTTCCATAAACATGACTCATGTACCAAAAGTTTAAAACATGATTTAGTTTTTAGTGGTCATGAGGAGAGCTATTCAAATAATAGTAAGGACTGTGGTCAAACCTTCTGTCAAAACATTCACCTTATTCAATTTTCAAGAACTCAAACGGTAGATAAATCCTACAAATGCCCCGATAATGATAGCTCTCTTACTCACGGTACATCCCTTGGTATATCAAAGGGTATACAcagagagaaaccctatgaatgtaaggaatgtggaaagTTCTTCAGCTGGCGCTCTAATCTTACCAGGCACCGGCTTATTCATACCGGAGAaaagccctatgaatgtaaagaatgtggaaaaTCTTTCAGCCGGAGTTCTCATCTCATTGGACATCAAAAGACTCATACTGGTGAagaaccctatgaatgtaaagaatgtggaaaaTCCTTCAGCTGGTTCTCTCACCTTGTTACCCATCAGAGAACTCATACAGGAGACAAACTGTACACATGTAATCAGTGCGGGAAATCTTTTGTTCATAGCTCCAGGCTTATTAGGCATCAGAGAAcccatactggagagaaaccttatgaatgtcctgaatgtgggaaatctttcagACAGAACACACATCTCATTCTGCATCAAAGAACTCATGTCAGAGTGAGgccctatgaatgtaatgaatgtgggaagtcTTACAGCCAAAGATCTCACCTCGTTGTACATCACAGAACCCACACTGGACTAAAACCCTTCGAATGTAAAGACTGTGGAAAATGCTTTAGTCGAAGCTCTCACCTTTATTCACATCAGAGAACCCATACCAGAGAGAAGCCATATGAATGCCGTGCTTGTGGAAAATCCTTCAGCCAGAGTTCTGCCCTCATTgtgcatcagagaattcatactggggaGAAACCATATGAATGTTGTCAGTGTGGAAAAGCCTTCATTCGGAAGAATGACCTTATTAAGCACCAGAGGATTCATACTGGAGAAGAGACCTATAAATGTAATCAGTGTGGAGTTGTCTTCAGCCAGAACTCTCCATTTATAGTACATCAAATAGCTCACACTGGAGAGCAAATCTTAACGTGTCATCAGTGTGGGACAGCACTTGTCAGTAGCTCTACCCTTATTAGATACCAGACAAACCATCTTACAGAAAATACTTACTAA